Within the Gammaproteobacteria bacterium genome, the region CGTTCCGGGGGAAGGCAGGTCGTGGCATGAGTATCAAGTCGGACAACTGGATCAGGCGGATGGCGAGATCGCACGGCATGATCGAGCCGTTCGAGCCGCTTCAGGTCCGCCACGGCGACAGCGGACGCATCGTCTCCTACGGTACGTCCAGCTACGGATACGACGTTCGTTGTTCCAGCCAGTTCAAGATCTTCACCAACATCAACTCCGCCATCGTCGACCCGAAGGGCTTCGACGAGGACAGCTTTGTCGACCTGGAGTCCGATGTGTGCATCATCCCGCCCAACTCCTTCGCGCTGGCGCGTACCGTCGAGTATTTCCGCATCCCCCGCAACGTCCTGACGATCTGTCTGGGGAAATCCACCTACGCCAGGTGCGGCATCATCGTCAACGTCACCCCCCTCGAGCCCGAGTGGGAGGGACACGTCACGCTCGAATTCTCGAACACCTCCCCGCTTCCGGCAAAGATTTACGCCAACGAAGGGGTGGCCCAGGTGATCTTCCTGGAATCCGACGAGGTTTGCGAGACGTCCTATCGGGACCGGGGCGGGAAATACCAGGGACAGACCGG harbors:
- the dcd gene encoding dCTP deaminase; its protein translation is MSIKSDNWIRRMARSHGMIEPFEPLQVRHGDSGRIVSYGTSSYGYDVRCSSQFKIFTNINSAIVDPKGFDEDSFVDLESDVCIIPPNSFALARTVEYFRIPRNVLTICLGKSTYARCGIIVNVTPLEPEWEGHVTLEFSNTSPLPAKIYANEGVAQVIFLESDEVCETSYRDRGGKYQGQTGVTLPKA